From Nitratidesulfovibrio vulgaris str. Hildenborough, a single genomic window includes:
- the fabG gene encoding 3-oxoacyl-[acyl-carrier-protein] reductase translates to MSELTPTAIVTGGSRGIGKAVAETLARAGLQVFLTYVSKPDEAEAVAAGIRDAGGSATAFRLDVSDAAAVAAFFQSEIKDKVRLDVLVNNAGITKDGLIMRMKDEDFERVLDVNLCGAFTCLREASKLMTRQRLGRIINITSVVGQMGNAGQANYCAAKAGLIGLTKSAAKELAARNVTVNAVAPGFIETDMTAGLPEEVRKAYVEAIPLRRLGSAQDIADAVAFLASERASYITGQVLAVNGGMYC, encoded by the coding sequence ATGAGCGAACTTACCCCCACCGCCATCGTCACCGGCGGGTCGCGTGGCATCGGCAAGGCCGTTGCCGAAACGCTGGCCCGTGCCGGTCTTCAGGTGTTCCTGACCTACGTGAGCAAGCCTGATGAGGCCGAGGCCGTCGCCGCAGGCATCCGCGACGCAGGCGGAAGCGCCACTGCCTTCCGACTCGACGTCTCCGACGCCGCCGCCGTTGCCGCCTTCTTCCAGTCCGAAATCAAGGACAAGGTGCGCCTCGACGTGCTGGTCAACAACGCGGGCATCACCAAGGACGGCCTCATCATGCGCATGAAGGACGAGGATTTCGAACGGGTTCTCGACGTGAACCTGTGCGGCGCCTTCACCTGCCTGCGCGAGGCATCGAAACTGATGACCCGCCAGCGTCTCGGGCGTATCATCAACATCACCTCTGTCGTCGGGCAGATGGGCAACGCCGGGCAGGCCAACTACTGCGCGGCAAAAGCCGGTCTCATCGGGCTCACCAAGTCGGCCGCGAAGGAACTTGCCGCCCGCAACGTCACGGTCAACGCCGTGGCCCCCGGCTTCATCGAAACGGATATGACGGCGGGCCTCCCTGAAGAGGTTCGCAAAGCATATGTCGAGGCCATCCCGCTGCGTCGTCTGGGTTCCGCCCAGGACATCGCGGACGCAGTGGCCTTTCTGGCCTCGGAAAGGGCATCGTACATCACCGGACAGGTTCTCGCCGTCAACGGCGGCATGTACTGCTGA
- the rpmB gene encoding 50S ribosomal protein L28, with protein MGKQCEVCGKKPQVGHHVSHSNIKTKRRFEPNLQSVRHQLPSGEVKTVTVCTRCLRSGAVTKPVVRKSA; from the coding sequence ATGGGTAAGCAGTGCGAAGTTTGCGGCAAGAAGCCCCAGGTCGGCCACCATGTGAGCCACTCGAACATCAAGACCAAGCGTCGTTTCGAGCCCAACCTTCAGAGCGTTCGTCATCAGCTTCCTTCTGGCGAAGTGAAGACCGTGACCGTGTGCACTCGCTGCCTGCGTTCCGGTGCCGTCACCAAGCCCGTGGTTCGCAAGAGCGCCTAA
- a CDS encoding MATE family efflux transporter, whose amino-acid sequence MSSKFPSSFAEVRARWREPGGYREVLHIGLPLVAGMASTTVMQFTDRLFLSHYSVESIAAALPAGLASLLLLLTCMGVTGYASVFIAQYIGAGQPHRVGGVLWQSLIASLVFGGLLAMTSLLAEPIFSLAGHAPELQRLEETYFIILQLGSVLSLVGNSLGTFFSGRGRTRPVMLANIAAAVVNVPLDYVLINGVWFFPEMGIAGAAVATVMGWGVTAVLLAIAVFNRDHETRFGVRSQWRFDAVMMRRLMRYGLPSGVNFFMELFAVTWFVFVVGTLGEVALAATNIAFSINSVAFLPTVGLNIAVGTMVGQAMGRGDPDGAARATGSTLHVAMAWMTALALVFVLLPGPLVDLFRPDNLTPAAYADIRETTARLLAYVAFYCLFDSLTIIFCGALKGAGDTAFVMWNMTVGCIFVLIIPAYALRALGWWSLDSLWLVFSVYVSVLAVASYVRFRLGRWRKLRLVHPA is encoded by the coding sequence ATGTCTTCCAAGTTCCCTTCATCTTTCGCGGAAGTCCGCGCGCGTTGGCGCGAACCGGGCGGGTATCGCGAGGTCCTGCACATCGGCCTGCCACTGGTGGCGGGTATGGCCTCCACGACGGTGATGCAGTTCACCGACCGTCTGTTCCTGAGTCATTATTCCGTCGAATCCATTGCCGCGGCGTTGCCCGCCGGACTGGCTTCGCTGCTTCTGCTGCTCACCTGCATGGGTGTGACCGGCTATGCCAGCGTGTTCATCGCCCAGTACATCGGTGCCGGGCAGCCGCACCGGGTCGGCGGAGTCCTCTGGCAATCGCTCATCGCCAGTCTTGTGTTCGGAGGTCTGCTGGCCATGACAAGCCTGCTGGCAGAGCCCATTTTCTCGCTGGCCGGACACGCGCCCGAGTTGCAGCGCCTTGAGGAGACCTATTTCATCATCCTCCAGCTTGGCAGTGTGCTGTCGCTGGTCGGCAACAGTCTCGGAACCTTCTTTTCGGGCAGGGGACGCACCCGGCCCGTCATGCTGGCCAACATCGCGGCAGCGGTGGTGAACGTGCCGCTGGACTACGTGCTCATCAACGGAGTGTGGTTCTTTCCGGAGATGGGTATCGCAGGGGCTGCCGTGGCCACGGTCATGGGGTGGGGCGTGACGGCCGTGCTGCTTGCCATCGCCGTGTTCAACCGCGACCATGAAACCCGGTTCGGGGTGCGCAGCCAGTGGCGTTTCGATGCAGTCATGATGCGCAGGCTCATGCGCTATGGCTTGCCCAGCGGCGTCAACTTCTTCATGGAACTGTTCGCGGTGACGTGGTTCGTCTTCGTCGTGGGCACGCTTGGCGAGGTGGCGCTGGCGGCGACGAACATCGCCTTCTCCATCAACTCCGTCGCATTCCTGCCCACGGTGGGATTGAACATCGCGGTGGGTACGATGGTGGGGCAGGCCATGGGGCGCGGCGACCCGGATGGCGCGGCCCGTGCCACGGGCAGTACCCTGCATGTGGCCATGGCGTGGATGACGGCACTGGCTCTGGTCTTCGTTCTTCTGCCGGGGCCGCTGGTCGACCTCTTCAGGCCGGACAACCTCACGCCTGCGGCCTATGCCGACATCCGGGAGACCACGGCGAGGCTGCTTGCCTACGTCGCCTTCTACTGCCTGTTCGACAGCCTCACCATCATCTTCTGCGGAGCACTCAAGGGGGCCGGAGATACGGCTTTCGTCATGTGGAACATGACGGTGGGGTGCATCTTCGTGCTCATCATCCCGGCGTATGCGTTGCGCGCCCTCGGCTGGTGGAGTCTCGATTCGCTGTGGCTGGTGTTCTCGGTGTATGTCTCGGTACTGGCGGTGGCGTCGTATGTCCGCTTTCGCCTGGGCAGGTGGCGGAAGCTGCGCCTTGTCCATCCCGCCTGA
- a CDS encoding FxsA family protein, producing the protein MLSRLFLLFALVPFLELYLLVQVGTVIGAAPTILLVILTAVVGAWLARTQGLGVMARVQNDLARGIMPGQALIDGFCILLAGLLLLTPGFLTDVVGLLLLLPPFRALLASRLQRHFAVRYASSGTTAEGGHFIVYGSSGPAAHEEPRHAVVIDTQPIDSSSAATGLADDTKPLGDAQPSGDGRPRS; encoded by the coding sequence ATGCTGTCGAGGCTTTTTCTGCTTTTTGCCCTTGTTCCTTTCCTTGAACTCTATCTGCTTGTTCAGGTCGGAACAGTCATAGGTGCAGCACCTACCATACTCCTAGTCATCCTCACCGCTGTAGTAGGGGCGTGGCTTGCCCGCACGCAGGGGCTTGGGGTGATGGCACGCGTGCAGAACGACCTTGCCCGCGGCATCATGCCCGGTCAGGCGCTGATCGACGGATTCTGCATCCTTCTTGCCGGTCTGCTGCTCCTCACACCGGGCTTCCTCACTGATGTCGTCGGTCTTTTGCTGCTTCTTCCGCCCTTTCGCGCGTTGCTGGCGTCGCGCCTGCAACGTCATTTCGCCGTGCGTTACGCCTCCTCGGGTACGACTGCGGAGGGGGGGCACTTCATCGTGTACGGCAGCAGCGGCCCCGCGGCCCATGAAGAACCGCGCCACGCTGTCGTCATCGACACGCAGCCCATCGATTCGTCGTCAGCCGCCACGGGACTCGCCGATGACACGAAACCCCTCGGCGATGCGCAGCCCTCTGGTGACGGACGGCCCCGTTCGTGA
- a CDS encoding phosphatase PAP2 family protein: MSRPTILPAYILATLPLVMALLATAVSIGTGDEVVNFFRQYRQAHPALTACMQVITDFGNPLLYLVYGAIFFRARKRGDRHDMRFVAVYIVVQLLVSFLAVRILKIGFGMPRPGTEGPAIPFSFKGVYNSFPSGHTTEIVGAVVPLAWRCKALLPTLALGIYMGIVGYSRIYLGMHHITDVFAGLLLGSVAAWIIHRLADRTPS, translated from the coding sequence ATGTCACGCCCCACCATTCTTCCCGCCTACATACTTGCCACCCTGCCCCTGGTCATGGCGCTACTGGCAACAGCCGTCTCCATCGGAACAGGTGACGAGGTCGTCAACTTTTTCCGACAGTACCGGCAGGCGCATCCTGCACTGACGGCGTGCATGCAGGTCATCACCGACTTCGGCAACCCGCTGCTGTATCTGGTCTACGGTGCCATCTTCTTCAGGGCGCGCAAGCGCGGAGACAGGCATGACATGCGCTTTGTGGCCGTTTACATCGTCGTGCAGCTGCTGGTGTCGTTCCTCGCCGTACGCATCCTCAAGATAGGTTTCGGCATGCCAAGACCCGGCACCGAAGGCCCCGCTATCCCCTTCAGCTTCAAAGGGGTTTACAACTCCTTTCCATCGGGGCACACCACAGAGATCGTGGGCGCGGTCGTTCCCCTCGCATGGCGGTGCAAGGCCCTGCTCCCCACACTGGCTCTCGGCATATACATGGGCATCGTGGGCTATTCACGAATCTACCTTGGTATGCACCATATCACCGATGTCTTCGCCGGTCTGCTGCTGGGCAGCGTGGCCGCATGGATCATACACCGTCTAGCCGACAGGACTCCTTCATGA
- a CDS encoding MTH1187 family thiamine-binding protein yields the protein MMGVIAEIAIFPMDKGGSVSEWVAKAVSVIRASGLPHSFGPMGTCVEGEWEAVMRVVDRCYRTLEKDSDRLYMTLKIDARRGGDGRLSQKMASVEDRLA from the coding sequence ATGATGGGTGTCATCGCCGAGATCGCCATTTTCCCCATGGACAAGGGCGGCAGTGTCAGTGAATGGGTGGCTAAGGCCGTTTCCGTCATCCGGGCAAGCGGCCTGCCGCACAGTTTCGGCCCCATGGGCACATGCGTCGAAGGCGAATGGGAGGCGGTCATGCGCGTCGTCGACCGATGCTACCGCACCCTCGAGAAGGACTCCGACCGCCTGTACATGACCCTCAAAATCGACGCACGCCGTGGTGGAGACGGCAGGCTTTCACAGAAGATGGCTTCCGTAGAGGACAGGCTAGCCTGA
- the rpmF gene encoding 50S ribosomal protein L32, which yields MAVQQNKKSRSRKGMRRSHDRVAVPAVVYCACGEPTAPHRACPSCGTYKGRQVTKQDNE from the coding sequence ATGGCCGTTCAGCAGAACAAGAAGTCCCGTTCCCGCAAGGGGATGCGTCGCTCCCACGACCGCGTGGCCGTGCCCGCCGTCGTGTACTGCGCCTGCGGCGAGCCCACCGCTCCCCACCGTGCCTGCCCCAGCTGCGGTACCTACAAGGGCCGTCAGGTGACCAAGCAGGACAATGAATAG
- a CDS encoding ArnT family glycosyltransferase has product MSEQQDMNEPASATLGTTSESKGVASSGSNATAAPSGTTDTPGATTQKASQATATASGTPQRSMAARAFDLLAIFPLLPLTILLVLQTMGGFDARALWFSDEVRHADVYQNVIDAGKWLVLQLNGVPYPDKPPVYFWFLAALDMIPGVRPPMLFLLGAAVSGLAVLWATYALARATGNDKATGLAAGLILLSGFYFLGVTHYARMDLLFTAVITLSHLCMYKGWRRESAPAWLIAGYALAAVATLIKGPLGLAFPVLSSVLFVLWQGKVRRLHNRDAVAGFAVMLVILLGWVAAAWMTGESEYLRNIFQDQIVKRATATWHHAQPWWHYLATFPAAWLPWTLLLLTAPWGRVLRNPVRDALDTRKPEGLGTAYLWISLLSGVALLSAVSIKIVIYLLPLFPILAIITARCLLRLPATNSRVFYLLVSLLLFILAVGLGAVAALPLLPGSVRDALPPQALALLDIVAGAPVLGGVCLIFALLLFKATDRSQPRGALLTLVLFTTVFVQPMALYTAPSLDPVMSPKAQAEIIGAHAKEGYHPLSYRVYPGTYTFYAGTQLEEITQRDWALLDAALSAHPRAVIAMRLDDWEQWPNRPASAREIQRQWIVDRQFVVVVTESAAPDAAAATPEGAPVPTVETPAAAGTEGHAVPDAAPAPAVPVEAPASPAVETPATPSASPAPTDVAPAPQPEAITAPDAAAQDQPALPAMPAPQPVAPQQTGNDATAPGAPE; this is encoded by the coding sequence ATGAGCGAACAGCAGGACATGAACGAACCCGCGTCAGCCACGCTGGGCACGACCTCCGAAAGCAAGGGGGTTGCCTCTTCCGGCAGCAACGCAACCGCCGCACCTTCCGGAACGACCGACACCCCCGGTGCGACCACGCAGAAGGCCTCGCAGGCGACAGCTACAGCTTCCGGCACTCCGCAACGCAGCATGGCAGCACGAGCATTCGACCTGCTCGCCATATTCCCCCTGCTTCCCCTCACCATTCTGCTGGTGCTGCAGACCATGGGCGGCTTCGATGCCCGCGCGCTCTGGTTCTCGGATGAAGTGCGCCACGCCGACGTTTACCAGAACGTCATCGACGCCGGTAAGTGGCTCGTGCTCCAGCTCAATGGCGTGCCATACCCTGACAAGCCTCCGGTATACTTCTGGTTTCTTGCTGCACTGGACATGATTCCCGGTGTCCGGCCGCCCATGCTCTTTCTGCTGGGGGCTGCCGTATCCGGGCTTGCCGTCCTGTGGGCGACCTATGCCCTCGCCCGTGCCACCGGCAACGACAAGGCCACGGGACTTGCCGCAGGCCTCATCCTGCTTTCGGGCTTCTACTTTCTTGGCGTGACACACTACGCCCGCATGGACCTGCTCTTCACCGCCGTCATCACCCTCAGCCACCTTTGCATGTACAAGGGCTGGCGTCGCGAAAGTGCTCCGGCATGGCTCATCGCAGGCTATGCCCTCGCCGCCGTGGCGACTCTCATCAAGGGGCCGCTCGGCCTTGCGTTCCCCGTGCTCTCGAGTGTGCTCTTCGTCCTCTGGCAGGGCAAGGTGCGACGTCTGCACAACCGTGACGCCGTTGCTGGTTTCGCCGTGATGCTGGTCATCCTCCTCGGCTGGGTGGCTGCGGCGTGGATGACAGGTGAAAGCGAGTACCTGCGCAACATCTTCCAGGACCAGATCGTCAAGCGCGCCACTGCCACATGGCATCACGCACAGCCATGGTGGCACTACCTCGCCACCTTCCCCGCCGCGTGGCTTCCGTGGACGCTGCTGCTGCTCACGGCACCGTGGGGACGCGTCCTGCGCAACCCCGTCCGGGACGCCCTCGACACCCGCAAACCCGAAGGACTGGGAACCGCCTACCTCTGGATAAGCCTGCTCAGCGGTGTGGCCCTGCTTTCGGCTGTCAGCATCAAGATCGTCATCTACCTGCTGCCGCTCTTCCCCATCCTCGCCATCATCACCGCACGTTGCCTGCTGCGGCTTCCGGCAACGAACAGCAGGGTCTTCTACCTTCTGGTGAGCCTGCTGCTCTTCATTCTCGCCGTCGGTCTCGGCGCCGTGGCAGCCCTGCCGCTGCTGCCCGGTTCGGTGCGCGATGCCCTGCCTCCGCAGGCGCTGGCATTGCTCGACATCGTCGCGGGTGCCCCGGTGCTCGGTGGTGTGTGTCTCATCTTCGCCCTGCTCCTGTTCAAAGCCACCGACCGTAGCCAGCCTCGCGGGGCCCTGCTCACGCTGGTGCTGTTCACCACCGTGTTCGTCCAGCCCATGGCACTCTACACGGCCCCTTCCCTCGACCCGGTCATGAGCCCCAAGGCACAGGCCGAAATCATCGGTGCCCATGCGAAAGAGGGCTATCACCCGTTGAGTTACCGCGTGTACCCCGGAACCTACACGTTCTACGCCGGGACACAGCTTGAGGAGATAACCCAGCGTGACTGGGCCCTTCTCGACGCCGCACTGAGCGCGCACCCGCGCGCTGTCATCGCCATGCGTCTTGACGACTGGGAACAGTGGCCGAACCGCCCTGCCTCCGCCCGCGAGATACAGCGCCAGTGGATCGTCGACAGGCAATTCGTGGTCGTGGTCACCGAATCGGCCGCCCCCGATGCCGCTGCTGCGACGCCGGAGGGCGCGCCCGTCCCGACCGTGGAAACCCCGGCGGCTGCGGGCACAGAGGGCCATGCAGTACCCGACGCAGCACCCGCCCCCGCTGTGCCGGTTGAAGCCCCCGCATCGCCTGCCGTGGAGACTCCCGCCACGCCCTCGGCATCGCCCGCCCCCACAGATGTGGCACCCGCACCGCAGCCCGAGGCCATAACCGCCCCCGACGCGGCCGCCCAGGACCAGCCCGCACTGCCCGCCATGCCGGCACCACAGCCTGTCGCCCCGCAACAGACCGGGAACGACGCGACAGCACCCGGCGCTCCCGAGTAG
- a CDS encoding YceD family protein translates to MHQIWVPLNDIPSGGQEYEVDEASVWAAPIKEFSLPYQVAEPLRATVFLLPQEDGVLVRGTLGGKVSVPCDRCAEPTLVAVEHRFESFEPFPGEDDDADVDTEVLRPVPEGKGFEISLSGLLWEEFLLALPVKPLCGGACKGLCPSCGKNLNEGPCACAHEEGDPRLAVLRGVRIDKH, encoded by the coding sequence ATGCATCAGATTTGGGTTCCGCTCAACGACATCCCGTCGGGTGGACAGGAATATGAGGTCGACGAAGCCTCGGTGTGGGCCGCGCCCATCAAGGAGTTCTCCCTGCCCTATCAGGTGGCGGAGCCTCTTCGGGCCACTGTGTTCCTGCTTCCGCAGGAAGACGGCGTTCTCGTGCGCGGCACCCTCGGCGGCAAGGTCAGTGTGCCTTGCGACAGATGCGCCGAACCGACGCTTGTCGCTGTAGAACATCGTTTCGAAAGTTTCGAGCCCTTCCCCGGTGAAGACGACGATGCGGATGTCGACACCGAGGTTTTGCGCCCCGTGCCTGAAGGCAAGGGTTTCGAGATCAGCCTCTCGGGGCTGCTCTGGGAAGAATTTCTGCTGGCCCTGCCCGTGAAGCCGCTGTGCGGCGGCGCGTGCAAGGGTCTGTGTCCGTCCTGCGGGAAGAACCTGAACGAGGGCCCCTGTGCGTGTGCGCACGAAGAGGGTGACCCCCGTCTGGCTGTTCTGCGCGGGGTGAGGATAGACAAGCACTAG
- the acpP gene encoding acyl carrier protein, translated as MSVEEKVKKIIMDQLGVSAEEVKPEASFVEDLGADSLDLTELIMAMEEEFGVEIDDDDAQKILKVKDAIDYVSNKQ; from the coding sequence ATGTCCGTTGAAGAAAAAGTCAAGAAGATCATCATGGACCAGCTCGGCGTGTCCGCCGAGGAAGTCAAGCCCGAAGCCTCTTTCGTTGAAGACCTCGGCGCAGACTCCCTCGACCTGACTGAACTGATCATGGCCATGGAAGAGGAATTCGGCGTTGAAATCGATGACGACGACGCCCAGAAGATTCTCAAGGTCAAAGACGCCATCGACTACGTCAGCAACAAGCAGTAG
- a CDS encoding rhomboid family intramembrane serine protease, giving the protein MRRRPGGASPWWRDITCAVPGGGETSPVAPHRLVQWRLVLSSKRIPFRQVQRGSRVGLYVPIVLERMARQEIAAYELEGVRPSVERRPVSFSNAHVTLMVLLLLVLWHGVRMGWWKLFGLATVPAPDAWSSMGALDVYRVIERGEWFRAVTALTLHADSPHLFSNILFGGAFLVPLCRRTGAGLGFMLTLCAGALGNVLNAVARPLSYVSLGSSTAMFGAVGVLSGLLAFEDGGRGWRRMFVPLAAGVAVLGMLGTEGENTDVGAHLFGLLAGCVVGATAQLRLNRVGLPGFVGQVVLGALALVLCGLCWWLAFVARG; this is encoded by the coding sequence TTGCGCCGTCGGCCCGGCGGTGCGTCTCCCTGGTGGCGCGACATCACCTGCGCTGTTCCGGGGGGCGGCGAGACGTCACCTGTCGCACCGCACCGTCTCGTCCAGTGGCGCCTCGTCCTCTCCTCGAAACGCATTCCTTTCCGGCAGGTGCAGCGCGGGTCGCGTGTCGGGCTCTATGTGCCCATCGTTCTTGAACGTATGGCCCGCCAGGAGATAGCGGCCTATGAGCTTGAGGGCGTGCGTCCCAGCGTAGAGCGTCGGCCCGTCTCCTTTTCCAATGCCCACGTCACGTTGATGGTGCTTCTCCTGCTCGTACTCTGGCATGGAGTGCGGATGGGCTGGTGGAAGCTTTTCGGGCTTGCGACAGTCCCCGCCCCGGATGCGTGGTCATCCATGGGGGCGCTGGATGTCTACCGGGTCATCGAGAGGGGGGAGTGGTTCCGTGCCGTGACGGCGCTCACACTTCATGCCGATAGCCCGCATCTTTTCTCCAACATCCTTTTCGGGGGGGCGTTTCTCGTTCCCCTGTGCCGCAGGACTGGGGCCGGACTCGGCTTCATGCTCACCCTGTGCGCGGGTGCGCTTGGTAACGTTCTGAACGCTGTCGCCCGTCCTCTTTCATATGTCAGCCTGGGGTCGTCGACTGCCATGTTCGGGGCGGTGGGTGTACTTTCAGGTCTTCTGGCTTTCGAGGACGGGGGGCGTGGGTGGCGACGCATGTTCGTGCCTCTTGCGGCGGGTGTCGCCGTGCTGGGTATGCTTGGCACCGAGGGCGAGAATACCGACGTAGGGGCGCATCTCTTCGGGTTGCTGGCGGGATGTGTCGTGGGTGCAACAGCGCAGTTGCGGCTCAACCGGGTTGGCTTGCCGGGATTCGTCGGGCAGGTTGTTCTGGGCGCGCTCGCTCTAGTTCTTTGCGGTCTGTGCTGGTGGCTGGCGTTCGTCGCCAGAGGCTGA
- the plsX gene encoding phosphate acyltransferase PlsX → MNSTIIAVDAMGGDFGPSVVVPGAVDAARERGLKVLLVGDRQKVEEELARIPLDGVEVEVVHASEVAGMDEKPSDILRRKKDASIQVVCRLVRDGHAHGIVSAGHSGASVACGMFIMGRVPGVERPALASVMPTEKQPIVLLDVGANVDCKPHHLFQFGLMANAFARDLLGYETPRIGLLSIGEEEGKGNTLVKEAYELFKLAQNINFVGNVEGRDLFTGEVDVVVCDGFVGNVALKLSEGLSSSMSRVLKRELLSGFLPKLGTLLARSAFKRFARVVDYAEYGGAPLLGLQSIAIVCHGKSNAKAIKSAVNMAATFVEKKTNERVVQAICANEELTRYGKAVRQ, encoded by the coding sequence ATGAATAGCACCATCATCGCCGTGGACGCCATGGGGGGGGATTTCGGCCCCTCCGTGGTTGTTCCCGGTGCCGTTGACGCGGCCCGGGAACGCGGGCTCAAGGTCCTGCTCGTCGGAGACAGGCAAAAGGTCGAAGAGGAACTCGCAAGGATTCCCCTCGACGGTGTCGAAGTGGAAGTCGTCCATGCCAGCGAAGTCGCCGGAATGGACGAAAAACCCTCCGACATTCTCCGCCGCAAGAAGGACGCCTCCATACAGGTCGTCTGCCGTCTCGTTCGCGACGGTCACGCCCACGGCATCGTCAGCGCCGGTCATTCCGGTGCTTCCGTCGCCTGCGGCATGTTCATCATGGGTCGCGTGCCGGGTGTCGAACGCCCTGCCCTCGCCTCTGTCATGCCCACCGAAAAGCAGCCCATCGTACTCCTCGACGTGGGAGCCAACGTGGACTGCAAACCCCACCACCTTTTCCAGTTCGGCCTCATGGCCAACGCCTTCGCCCGCGACCTTCTGGGCTACGAGACGCCGCGCATCGGCCTTCTCAGCATCGGAGAGGAGGAGGGCAAGGGCAACACGCTGGTCAAGGAAGCGTACGAACTCTTCAAGCTGGCCCAGAACATCAACTTCGTCGGCAACGTAGAGGGGAGGGACCTCTTCACCGGTGAAGTCGACGTCGTGGTTTGCGACGGTTTCGTGGGCAACGTGGCACTCAAGTTGAGCGAGGGGCTCAGCTCGTCCATGAGCCGCGTACTCAAGCGCGAACTGCTTTCCGGCTTTCTGCCCAAGCTCGGCACGCTGCTGGCCCGTTCGGCCTTCAAGCGTTTCGCCCGCGTGGTAGACTATGCCGAATACGGCGGCGCTCCGCTTCTTGGCCTTCAGAGCATCGCCATCGTCTGTCATGGCAAGTCCAACGCCAAGGCCATAAAGAGTGCCGTCAACATGGCTGCGACCTTCGTCGAGAAGAAGACCAACGAACGCGTCGTGCAAGCCATCTGCGCCAACGAGGAACTGACCCGCTACGGCAAGGCCGTCAGGCAGTAA
- a CDS encoding beta-ketoacyl-ACP synthase III has translation MTSPSLLRGFGAYAPERILTNADIESMVETTDEWITTRTGIRQRHVVAPGQTTSDLAVEAARAALADAALDTADITHVLVATCTPDASCPNTACIVARKLGMTGVMALDCNAACSGFLYGLELAQGIVAARPASRVLLVAAEALSLRCNWKDRTTCVLFGDGAGATVVTADVDATQGTAVLEDSIVTSDGSLGDLLTIGGGTANPYAIGDSVGEEYFVRMQGRDVFKHAVRSMTQVCNDLLARNGFTTEDVDLVIPHQANLRIIEAVGDRLGFASEKVFVNVHDFGNTSAASIPLALADARAQGRIRPGMRVLLTTFGGGFTWGAALLRF, from the coding sequence ATGACCTCACCGAGCCTATTGAGGGGCTTTGGGGCTTATGCTCCCGAACGCATCCTCACCAACGCCGACATCGAGTCCATGGTCGAGACCACCGACGAGTGGATCACCACCCGGACGGGTATCCGCCAGCGGCATGTGGTGGCCCCCGGACAGACCACGTCCGACCTCGCCGTTGAAGCCGCCCGCGCAGCCCTTGCCGACGCGGCACTGGACACCGCAGACATAACCCATGTCCTCGTGGCCACCTGCACCCCCGACGCATCCTGCCCCAACACCGCCTGCATCGTCGCCCGCAAGCTGGGTATGACGGGGGTGATGGCGCTGGACTGCAACGCCGCGTGTTCGGGCTTCCTGTACGGACTCGAACTGGCACAGGGCATCGTGGCCGCACGCCCCGCATCCCGGGTGCTTCTCGTGGCTGCCGAAGCCCTGTCCCTGCGCTGCAACTGGAAGGACCGCACGACCTGCGTCCTTTTCGGCGACGGGGCAGGTGCGACCGTGGTCACGGCTGATGTTGACGCGACACAGGGCACTGCCGTGCTTGAAGACAGCATCGTCACCTCCGACGGTTCGTTGGGCGACCTGCTGACCATCGGCGGCGGCACAGCCAACCCCTATGCCATCGGCGACAGCGTCGGCGAGGAGTACTTCGTGCGGATGCAGGGCCGCGACGTGTTCAAGCACGCCGTACGCAGCATGACGCAGGTCTGCAACGACCTGCTTGCCCGCAACGGCTTCACGACCGAAGACGTCGACCTCGTCATTCCGCATCAGGCCAACCTTCGCATCATCGAAGCCGTGGGCGACCGTCTCGGCTTCGCGTCCGAAAAGGTCTTCGTCAACGTCCATGACTTCGGCAACACCAGCGCGGCATCCATTCCGCTGGCACTTGCCGACGCCCGCGCGCAGGGGCGCATCCGCCCCGGCATGAGGGTGCTTCTGACGACCTTCGGTGGCGGCTTCACATGGGGCGCGGCATTGCTGCGTTTCTAG